GCATGAAACTGGTGGGTTCACCCCGCCATGCCGACGCACTGCTCGTGACCGGTCCCGTCACGAAGTACATGACCGGCCGGTTGCGCAGGATCTACGCCCAGATGCCCGACCCCAAGGTGGTCATCGCCGTGGGTAACTGCGCGGGCTCGGGCGACGTCTTCTACAAGTCCTACAACCTGGATGGTCCAGTGGACAACATCCTGCCCGTCGACGTCTATGTCCACGGATGCCCTCCCAGGCCCGAGGCCATCATCGAGGGCGTAGCCAAGGCAGTGCTGAAACTGGAAAAACTGAAGGAATCCCTCACAAAGGCAGGTGCCGAGAAATGAGGCCGCGCCGCGTGGAATACACGAAAGAATATGAAAGCCCTGAAAAGG
The Thermovirga sp. DNA segment above includes these coding regions:
- a CDS encoding NADH-quinone oxidoreductase subunit B family protein, whose amino-acid sequence is MKLERYLDILTKSIWVFHCNSGSCNGCDIEIVATITPRYDIERFGMKLVGSPRHADALLVTGPVTKYMTGRLRRIYAQMPDPKVVIAVGNCAGSGDVFYKSYNLDGPVDNILPVDVYVHGCPPRPEAIIEGVAKAVLKLEKLKESLTKAGAEK